From a single Juglans regia cultivar Chandler unplaced genomic scaffold, Walnut 2.0 Scaffold_7, whole genome shotgun sequence genomic region:
- the LOC109018889 gene encoding uncharacterized protein LOC109018889 — protein METNTFSLELLTNDNYADWSVKMKNNLLAQGLWDIVETCSKPPKPDDDVVEFKTWKKMNAAALHAIQSSCGMDILSRISKISSAKIAWETLAEMFMEMRLVLYNTVEQGHSCSSDTLDSGQDMPTGTGANQKVESGNSSSAHKSGNMETNTLPLELPIGTGANQRVEGGNFSDNQGRSNSSNILDNGQNMIIQIEDDNSIIDKGNFSSSSSPGSLREDDYTPLVEAVQRGNWNATIDFLKDHPAALTARIFISGGTILHAAVEAEQEYIVEELVNMISEHNNLAIQDHGGQTALHRTTIGGNQGMAECLITQNRSLVSIRDNKNKLPVAMAMGWGHKKLARYLYSQTPFQDLEADQGLQGATLLINSINTRDLGFKRLYGMKLVRAQFQRLLTLMCQESQRNQFDIKILSRAMFGAIKRGNFEFVYNIVKANSDLLRMSDVANRSIFHCAVLHRQHRIFSLIYNFKKKNAQLLRIDKSGNVILHMAGMLTENTAIDHIRGAALQMQREVQWFQ, from the exons ATGGAGACAAACACTTTTTCACTTGAACTTCTTACAAACGATAATTATGCGGATTGGAGCgtcaagatgaaaaataatctgTTGGCTCAAGGTCTTTGGGACATTGTTGAAACATGCTCGAAACCTCCCAAACCAGATGATGATGTGGTTGAATTCAAGACTTGGAAAAAGATGAATGCTGCAGCATTACATGCAATCCAAAGTTCGTGTGGTATGGACATACTTTCTCGAATCAGTAAAATTAGTTCTGCCAAAATTGCTTGGGAAACATTGGCTGAAATGTTCATGGAAATGCGGCTGGTTTTGTACAACACGGTTGAGCAAGGACACTCTTGCTCATCAGATACCTTAGATAGTGGACAGGACATGCCAACAGGGACTGGAGCTAATCAGAAAGTTGAGAGTGGAAACTCTTCAAGTGCACACAAatcag GCAACATGGAAACAAACACTTTACCTCTCGAACTACCAATAGGGACTGGAGCTAATCAGAGAGTTGAGGGTGGAAACTTTTCAGACAACCAAGGTCGTTCTAACTCATCAAACATCTTAGATAATGGACAGAATATGATAATACAGATTGAAGATGATAATTCGATAATTGATAAAGGAAACTTTTCAAGTTCAAGCAgcccag GGTCATTGAGGGAGGATGATTATACGCCCTTAGTCGAGGCTGTGCAAAGAGGTAATTGGAACGCTACAATAGATTTCCTCAAGGACCACCCAGCTGCATTGACAGCAAGAATATTTATTTCGGGTGGGACGATTCTTCACGCTGCTGTTGAGGCTGAACAGGAATATATAGTGGAGGAGTTGGTCAATATGATTTCAGAACATAATAATTTGGCAATACAAGATCATGGCGGCCAGACAGCTCTACATCGGACAACTATTGGTGGGAATCAGGGGATGGCAGAGTGTCTGATTACACAGAACAGGAGCTTGGTCAGCATtagagataataaaaataaacttccaGTTGCTATGGCTATGGGATGGGGGCATAAAAAATTGGCTCGCTATCTTTATTCTCAAACTCCGTTCCAAGATCTGGAGGCAGATCAAGGCCTCCAGGGTGCTACACTTCTTATCAACTCTATCAATACCAGAGATTTAG GATTCAAGCGTTTATATGGAATGAAGTTGGTACGAGCTCAATTCCAACGACTTCTGACCCTTATGTGTCAAGAAAGCCAAAGAAATCAATTTGATATTAAGATTTTAAGTCGAGCAATGTTTGGTGCTATCAAGAGAGGGAACTTTGAATTTGTTTATAATATAGTCAAAGCAAATTCAGATCTTTTGCGAATGTCTGATGTCGCTAATAGGAGCATATTCCATTGTGCCGTCCTACATCGTCAACATAGAATCTTTAGCCTTATATACAACTTCAAAAAGAAGAATGCTCAACTACTTAGGATAGATAAATCCGGCAATGTCATATTGCATATGGCAGGGATGTTAACAGAAAATACTGCTATCGATCACATAAGAGGAGCGGCTTTGCAAATGCAAAGAGAAGTTCAATGGTTTCAG